A single region of the Triticum dicoccoides isolate Atlit2015 ecotype Zavitan chromosome 2B, WEW_v2.0, whole genome shotgun sequence genome encodes:
- the LOC119361569 gene encoding disease resistance protein RGA4-like: protein MEIAAALVGAVATAAATTAASKLTTLIGNRQCEATVKGEAQFIKDEVRFINSLIESVPKELGLSPLQTQCIVQLSRLACEIEDCVDLFHTGKTNSLADDIGRLKTKSNEMRERISAYLEIENKMVPTGTNRLVEDRRRLLGTSQGAAVIPQELRDLLDDSNHRFWVDKNFNCLLYLCLFPPNQDVSTKPLMRRWVAEGLVDGANVAAENLSFLMDKSIIRSIHTSNNGEVETCQSTSQMHACISEKSKSQNFVVVCDGAASITELAEARRLSVHPPANGIPELNFPEDLPSLRTLAVFPADEANPDRFEAALDFSRYKVLRVLDLKECAPLSEQHLKDIISNHRQLLMKYLSINLGKINEIPRSIMELNQLETLDLSGSASETVTVHKEVLLLPKLKHLLGKFQLNIMESNPLKSHSGLRDFLTDKSTLETLEGFVTGTRYGFQDLMSLMKCLRMVKIWCKSDASQSNLDILSSAIRKFIRRGTDEPHCGRSLSVDFEACLRGFMNEIDPVTGGILASLQLRGKLSQFPPFVAGLSVIEELCLCSTGLSWEVIQNGLIMVKGLKYLRLVEDNLVHFDMPPKAADHLRSIERVSVVSSRRLDITIPNEALPLLVSLQILCQDLGVSPATANIQINHMNKLKEITLHHQLASGIRTQWEEGASGHPNKPVLLFIKGP, encoded by the coding sequence ATGGAGATTGCTGCAGCGTTAGTCGGTGCCGTAGCTACCGCCGCTGCTACCACCGCTGCGTCGAAGCTCACCACGCTGATAGGCAACCGACAATGTGAGGCGACGGTCAAGGGTGAAGCCCAGTTCATCAAAGATGAAGTCCGGTTTATCAATTCTCTCATTGAGTCGGTGCCGAAGGAGTTGGGGCTGTCGCCCTTACAGACTCAATGCATTGTACAACTGAGTCGCTTGGCATGTGAAATCGAAGACTGTGTAGATTTGTTCCACACCGGCAAGACCAATAGTTTGGCTGATGATATTGGTCGACTCAAGACCAAATCAAATGAGATGAGAGAACGGATATCCGCATATTTGGAGATAGAAAACAAGATGGTCCCAACCGGCACTAATAGACTTGTTGAAGACCGCAGACGCTTGCTAGGGACTTCACAAGGGGCTGCTGTTATCCCCCAAGAGCTTCGGGATCTTCTTGATGACTCGAACCACCGTTTTTGGGTCGATAAGAATTTCAACTGCTTGCTATATTTGTGCTTGTTCCCTCCTAATCAAGATGTCAGTACTAAGCCCCTAATGAGGAGATGGGTGGCTGAAGGACTAGTGGATGGAGCCAATGTCGCTGCTGAGAATCTGAGCTTCCTCATGGACAAAAGTATCATCAGATCCATCCACACAAGCAACAATGGAGAGGTGGAGACATGCCAATCTACCAGCCAGATGCACGCGTGCATCTCTGAGAAGTCCAAGTCCCAGAATTTCGTCGTGGTGTGTGACGGCGCGGCCAGCATAACAGAGCTGGCCGAGGCCCGCAGGCTTTCTGTGCATCCTCCCGCAAACGGCATTCCCGAACTGAATTTTCCTGAGGATTTACCTAGTCTACGGACCCTGGCGGTATTCCCTGCTGATGAGGCGAATCCCGACAGGTTTGAAGCTGCTCTTGATTTTTCCAGGTATAAAGTGCTGCGGGTGTTGGATCTGAAAGAATGTGCTCCCTTGAGTGAGCAACATCTCAAGGATATCATAAGCAATCACCGGCAGCTGCTGATGAAATATCTGAGCATCAATTTGGGCAAAATTAACGAGATTCCAAGGTCAATCATGGAACTGAATCAGTTAGAGACACTTGACCTGAGTGGAAGTGCTAGCGAAACAGTGACGGTGCACAAAGAAGTCCTGCTGCTGCCCAAACTGAAGCATCTCCTTGGCAAGTTCCAGCTTAACATAATGGAGAGCAACCCATTGAAGTCTCACTCGGGTCTAAGGGACTTCCTGACAGACAAGAGTACACTGGAGACGCTGGAAGGATTTGTGACCGGTACGAGATATGGATTTCAAGATCTGATGAGTCTGATGAAGTGTTTGAGGATGGTGAAGATATGGTGCAAATCCGACGCAAGTCAATCAAACCTGGATATTCTTTCAAGCGCCATTAGGAAGTTCATTCGTCGTGGGACCgatgagcctcattgcggtcggtcctTATCGGTCGACTTCGAAGCATGCTTGAGAGGATTCATGAATGAAATAGACCCAGTTACGGGCGGCATACTTGCCTCGCTCCAGCTGCGCGGCAAACTAAGCCAATTCCCTCCGTTTGTTGCAGGGCTTAGTGTCATTGAGGAGTTGTGCCTCTGTTCCACTGGTCTGAGCTGGGAGGTTATTCAAAATGGGTTGATCATGGTGAAGGGGCTGAAATATCTCAGGCTTGTTGAAGATAACCTTGTGCACTTCGACATGCCGCCTAAAGCTGCTGACCACCTCAGGAGCATTGAGCGAGTATCCGTTGTGTCCTCGCGAAGGCTAGACATAACAATCCCAAATGAGGCGCTGCCACTTCTTGTGTCACTTCAAATCCTCTGTCAAGATCTGGGTGTTAGTCCTGCAACTGCCAACATCCAAATCAACCACATGAACAAGCTGAAGGAAATCACGCTCCATCATCAGCTCGCGAGTGGAATAAGAACTCAATGGGAAGAAGGAGCAAGTGGCCATCCCAATAAACCCGTCCTATTATTCATTAAAGGCCCCTGA